The following are from one region of the Lytechinus variegatus isolate NC3 chromosome 4, Lvar_3.0, whole genome shotgun sequence genome:
- the LOC121414272 gene encoding eukaryotic translation initiation factor 2 subunit 3: MAMETPAVDNLAVQDLDNLDISKLNPLSPEVISRQATINIGTIGHVAHGKSTVVKAISGVQTVRFKNELERNITIKLGYANAKVYKCDSPACPRPGCYRSAGSNKDDSFACDRQGCSGRFRLHRHVSFVDCPGHDILMATMLNGAAVMDAALLLIAGNESCPQPQTSEHLAAIEIMKLKHILILQNKIDLVKESQAREQYEQILKFVQGTVAEGAPVIPISAQLKHNIEVICEYITKKIPIPVRDFTSEPRLIVIRSFDVNKPGCEVKDLKGGVAGGSILRGVLRIGQEIEVRPGIVSKDSEGKLQCRPIFSKIVSLFAEKNDLQFAVPGGLIGVGTKIDPTLCRADRLVGQVLGAVGALPDIYTELEISYFLLRRLLGVRTEGDKKGAKVQKLTKGEVLMVNIGSLSTGGRVQAVKADLAKVVLTIPVCTAIGEKIALSRRVEKHWRLIGWGQIRRGVTIKPTTFDS, translated from the exons ATGGCGATGGAGACACCGGCAGTGGACAATCTGGCAGTACAAGATTTGGACAATTTG GATATTTCCAAGTTGAATCCTCTCTCCCCTGAAGTTATAAGCAGACAAGCAACTATTAATATTG GTACAATTGGTCATGTAGCCCATGGTAAATCCACGGTCGTGAAGGCCATCTCAGGTGTTCAGACTGTCAGGTTCAAGAACGAATTGGAAAGAAATATTACCATTAAGCTCGGCTATGCAAATGCAAAG gtgtaTAAGTGTGATAGTCCTGCTTGCCCAAGGCCTGGGTGCTACAGGTCAGCTGGTAGTAATAAAGATGACTCTTTTGCCTGTGATAGACAAGGCTGCTCAGGCAGGTTTAGATTACACAG ACATGTATCATTTGTAGATTGCCCTGGTCACGACATTCTTATGGCAACTATGTTGAACGGAGCAGCTGTTATGGATGCAGCACTGCTGTTAATAG CCGGCAACGAATCCTGCCCTCAGCCCCAGACGTCGGAACATCTTGCAGCCATTGAGATCATGAAGCTCAAACACATCCTGATCCTTCAGAATAAGATTGACCTGGTcaaagagagtcaagcgagggAGCAATACGAACAGATCCTAAAGTTTGTTCAAG GGACGGTAGCTGAAGGAGCTCCAGTCATTCCTATCTCTGCACAGCTGAAGCATAATATAGAAGTCATCTGTGAATATATCACCAAGAAAATACCTATCCCAGTGAGAGACTTTACTTCAGAACCTAGACTAATTG TGATCCGATCATTTGATGTGAACAAGCCCGGATGTGAGGTGAAGGATCTGAAAGGGGGTGTAGCAGGAGGTAGTATCCTCAGAGGAGTATTAAGG ATTGGGCAAGAGATAGAGGTTAGACCTGGTATTGTCTCCAAAGATAGTGAAGGCAAGCTTCAATGCAGACCTATCTTCTCCAAGATTGTCTCTCTTTTTGCTGAGAAGAATGATCTCCAGTTTGCAGTTCCCGGAGGGCTCATTG GTGTTGGTACAAAGATCGATCCCACGCTATGTCGAGCCGATCGTCTAGTGGGTCAGGTGCTTGGTGCAGTAGGGGCTCTTCCTGATATCTACACTGAACTTGAGATCTCCTACTTCCTTCTCAGGAGGCTGCTCGGTGTCAGGACAGAAGGGGATAAGAAAGGAGCTAAG GTTCAAAAGCTGACCAAGGGGGAAGTACTCATGGTCAACATTGGGTCCTTGTCGACGGGAGGACGCGTCCAAGCCGTCAAGGCTGATTTGGCTAAGGTTGTTTTGACCATTCCTGTCTGCACAGCTATTGGAGAGAAGATTGCCCTCAGTAGGAGAGTTGAGAAACATTGGAG